DNA sequence from the Streptomyces cinnabarinus genome:
AAGGACCTGGAGAAGGCCCCGCACCTCGGTCTGTACTGGCCCGACCACGACGGCTTCAAGGAGCTGTACGACCTCATGATCGGGCAGGTCCTCGACTACGAGGCCGGAACGACCACCGCGCGCGACGCGGCGGACACGATCTACGAGCAGCTCGAGACCGTGAACTTCGTGCCGAAGAACTTCGGCTTCTCGGAGCGGAATCTGCGCTTCATGATCCCCGGACCCAAGACCATCCTGAAGACCGCCCGTTGGCTGCGCAACGACGCCGACCCGGTGGTCAAGCGGATGATGACGGGCAACGGGCGGGAGGCCGTGAAGGCGAAGCTGCGCGGCAAGCGCATCTTCTGATGACGCGATCGGCGCCGGCCCCGGTGGGGCCGGCGCCCACGCGCGTCCAGGGAGTGAACCGAGGGGAGTTGAACCCATGAAGATCAACCGAACCGCCCCCGCCGGCGACCGCGCGGCTCCTCCCGCGGATTTCCGGGAGAGGTACGACGTCGCCGTGCTCGGTGGCACCATGGCCGGCGGCCTGCTCGCCGCCGTCCTGGCCCGGCAGGGTGTACGGGTGCTCGTGGTGCCCGGCGCCGAGGACCGCAGCGAGCCGTCGGGCGAGACCACCGTGCCCTACACGGCCGAGGTGTTCCTGCTGCTGGCCAAGCGCTTCGACATCCCGGAGATCGCCGCCTTCGGCCTGTTCCCGGACCTGCCGGCGGACGTACGGCGGGACAGCGGCGTCAAGAAGAGCCTCGGCTTCCTCTACCACCGGCCCGGCCGGTCGCAGAGCCCCGAGGAGTCCATCCAGTTCAACGTGCCCGGCGAGCACGCCGAATGGCATCTGGAGCGGCGCACCGTCGACGCGTACACCCAGCGCATCGCCCACCGCTACGGCGCCGCGATACTGCCGCACGGGGTGCACGCGACCGACGCTTGGACCGAGGAGGACGGGGCGCGGATCGAGACCACCGACGGGCATGTCTGGAAGGCCCGTTACCTGGTCGACGTCAGCGGCCCCGACTCCTTCCTGGTGGCGCGGAACGGCGGCGACGACGCCGAGCCGCGGCTCGGGCTGCGCTCCCGGGTCATCGCCACCCACATGACCGGGGTGACCCCGTTCGAGGAGGTGCGGCCGCCCGCGGACTACCCGAAGGCCACCGCCTGGTCCGAGGGCACCGTCCACCACCTCTTCGACGGCGGCTGGGTCCAGCTCGTCCGCTTCGACAACCACGCCGGCGGCGGCAACCCCGCCACCGGAGTCACCCTCAGCCTCGACCCCGACCGCTGGGACCACCTTCCGGACGACCCCGAGAAAGCGTTCCGCACGGTCGTCGAGCAGTTCCCCGACCTGGAGAAGCAGTTCGCCTCGGCGACCGCCGTCCGGCCCTGGACCAACGCGCCGCTGTGGCAGCGCACCGCCTCCCGGACCTACGGGGACCGCTGGTTCGCACTGGAGCGGACGGCGGCCCGCAACGACCTGTTCCTCTCCCGTGACGTCACCATGGCCACCGAGATCGTGCACGCGCTGGCCGGCGCGCTCATCCCGGCCGTGCGCCGCGACGACTTCGCCACGGCGCCGTTCGCCCGGGTGGCGGCCTTCCAGGACGACCTGAACGCCTTCAACGACCGCTGGCTGCGCTGCGCCCGTATCGCCGCCAAGGAGTTCGCGCTCTACAACGCCTTCTCCCGGGTCTGGCTGCTCTGGCAGATCCTCGCGGACCTCTCGCTGAAGCGGGCCCGCCTGGACTGCGAGTCCAGCGCGGGGCGGGACTGGACGCCGGTCGAACGCTTCGAGCTCGGCGGCATCTGGTTCCACGTCCCGGAGGGCCTGCGGGGCGTCATCGACCGCTCGCTCCGGTCCATCGAGCGGGTCGGTGCGGGCGAGCTGGCCGCCGGTCCGGCGGCGGACATGATCTTCTCGGAGCTGCGCCGCGAGAAGTTCATCCCGCCGCTGTACGCCTTCGGCGACCCGGACGCCCGGGTCTACCACTTCACCATCCCCAAGCGTCTGAAGATGCTCTGGTGGGTCAAGACCGCGGCCCCCGCGGACTTCCGCCGCCTGCTGACCCGGGACAACGTCACCTCGGTCACCTCGGCGACGTCCCGTTAGGCGCGTAGCGCACGACAGGTGCCGCCGTCCTCCGCGAGGAGGACGGCGGCACCTGTCGTTGTCCGGGCGCCGCTCCAGCCACGAAAGAACCCGGCGCGGGCCGCTGTGGCCCAACGCCGGGTTCAGACCGTCGGCTACGGCAGCAGACGGGCGTAGCCGCCGCGCCAGTAGGTCAGCGGGAACCGCTCGTCCGCGGTGCCGCCGCCCACCACCCGGCCGATGAGCAGGGTGTGGTCGCCGGCCTCCACCGCGTCGTGCAGCTCGCACTCCGCGTGGCCGACCGTGACCGCCAGCAGCGGGGTCCCGGTCGCCGGACCCGGGGTCCAGCGGACCCGCTCGAACTTGTCGGTGGCGCCCGAGGCGAACAGCTGGGACGCCATCTGGCCCTGCGAGCCGAGGATGTTGACCGAGAACTGGGCCCGGTCCAGGACCGCGCGGAGCGTCCCGCTGCGGTTGCTGACGCTGGCCAGCAGCAGCGGCGGGTCCACGGAGACACTGCACACCGCGGAACACGTCAGACCGCGCGGCTCGTCCTCCTTGTCCAGCGTGGTCACGATGGAGACCCCGCTGGCCAGCGAGGCCATCACGGTACGGAACAGCTGGATGTCGACGGACGAGGCCATCGTGGGCATGGCGGTCTGCATCACAGCTCACCCGCCTCTACGGCCGTGACCAGCGCGGCCCGGTGCAGCTTGCCGTTCGGGGTCCTGGGCAGGTCCTCGGCGATGTGCAAACGGTCGATGTTCATATAGGTGGGCAACCTTTCCGCACAACGGCGTTTGATGGCGAGCAGGGAGGGCCGCTGCCCCGGCGAGGGGACGACGACGGCGTGCAGTTGGGACGTGAGGCCGGTGCCGATCACCAGAACCGTCACCTCGGCGACGGACTCGAGGGTGCCGATGGCCGCCTCGATCTCGCCCAGCTCGATCCGGTTGCCGCGGACCTTCACCATGTGGTCGCGGCGTCCGACGTACTCCAGGTTCCCGTCCGCGTCCAGGCGCGCGATGTCGCCGGTGCGGTACGGGCCCTCGTGGGGGCCGCGCCCCCAGTAGCCCAGCATCACCGTCGGGCCGGTGACGACGACCTCGCCCTCACCGCCCTCCGGCCCGTCCAGCGTGACGGTGTCACCGGAGCAGGCCGTGCCGATCGGCAGCGGGGTCTCCCGCTCCAGGTCGGCCTCGGTGACCTCGTAGGAGGTGCAGACATTGGTCTCGGTCGGGCCGTACCAGTTCAGCAGCCGCACCCCGGGCCAGGCCTTGCGCAGCTCCTGGACGTGGTGGATGGCGAACGGCTCGCCGGCGAAGAGACAGACCCGCAGGCTCGACGGCGGGGGACCCTCCAGCAGGCCGCCCTCCCGCATCATCAGGCTGATCGCGGACGGCACCGAGTACCAGACGGTGATCAGGCGCTGCCGCATGAACTCCGCCAACTGAAGGGGCGCGTAAGCGAGT
Encoded proteins:
- a CDS encoding flavin reductase family protein, which gives rise to MQTAMPTMASSVDIQLFRTVMASLASGVSIVTTLDKEDEPRGLTCSAVCSVSVDPPLLLASVSNRSGTLRAVLDRAQFSVNILGSQGQMASQLFASGATDKFERVRWTPGPATGTPLLAVTVGHAECELHDAVEAGDHTLLIGRVVGGGTADERFPLTYWRGGYARLLP
- a CDS encoding amino acid adenylation domain-containing protein; this encodes MSTNVSLHRLLYDSARRYPYSVAVHGADGPIDYRKLDRLADRYAAALLESGVGVGDRVIIWSHKSVDAIAVMQAALRIGAIYVPVTGSNPPARVARIAAGCEPRLVVADAGGVERAKAAEFDAAPLAGFAELLGRAEDGARPTHFKNEPDDPAYILYTSGSTGEPKGVMISHRNALAFVDWAVEELELTVSDRLSNHAPFNFDLSVFDLYGAFASGASVHLVPEELAYAPLQLAEFMRQRLITVWYSVPSAISLMMREGGLLEGPPPSSLRVCLFAGEPFAIHHVQELRKAWPGVRLLNWYGPTETNVCTSYEVTEADLERETPLPIGTACSGDTVTLDGPEGGEGEVVVTGPTVMLGYWGRGPHEGPYRTGDIARLDADGNLEYVGRRDHMVKVRGNRIELGEIEAAIGTLESVAEVTVLVIGTGLTSQLHAVVVPSPGQRPSLLAIKRRCAERLPTYMNIDRLHIAEDLPRTPNGKLHRAALVTAVEAGEL
- a CDS encoding NAD(P)/FAD-dependent oxidoreductase, which produces MKINRTAPAGDRAAPPADFRERYDVAVLGGTMAGGLLAAVLARQGVRVLVVPGAEDRSEPSGETTVPYTAEVFLLLAKRFDIPEIAAFGLFPDLPADVRRDSGVKKSLGFLYHRPGRSQSPEESIQFNVPGEHAEWHLERRTVDAYTQRIAHRYGAAILPHGVHATDAWTEEDGARIETTDGHVWKARYLVDVSGPDSFLVARNGGDDAEPRLGLRSRVIATHMTGVTPFEEVRPPADYPKATAWSEGTVHHLFDGGWVQLVRFDNHAGGGNPATGVTLSLDPDRWDHLPDDPEKAFRTVVEQFPDLEKQFASATAVRPWTNAPLWQRTASRTYGDRWFALERTAARNDLFLSRDVTMATEIVHALAGALIPAVRRDDFATAPFARVAAFQDDLNAFNDRWLRCARIAAKEFALYNAFSRVWLLWQILADLSLKRARLDCESSAGRDWTPVERFELGGIWFHVPEGLRGVIDRSLRSIERVGAGELAAGPAADMIFSELRREKFIPPLYAFGDPDARVYHFTIPKRLKMLWWVKTAAPADFRRLLTRDNVTSVTSATSR